The Gymnodinialimonas sp. 57CJ19 genome includes a window with the following:
- a CDS encoding SDR family oxidoreductase: MTSPQFATYPSLNGASVIITGGASGIGAGMVRAFAEQGAKVGFVDLDETAGTAIAAETGAAFAACDLRDIEALRAAFAKLVEVNGPAEVLVNNAARDDRHEWDEVTPEYWDDRQATNLRHQFFAIQAVAPAMIAAGKGSIINMGSNSWWEAGGGFPAYATAKSAAHGLTRTMARDLGRHRIRVNTIVPGWIMTERQKELWVTEEALQSQLNRQCLPDPIDPIYVVRMALFLASDDAAMCSAHNYMVEAGSI, translated from the coding sequence ATGACCTCACCTCAATTCGCGACCTACCCCAGCCTCAACGGCGCCTCTGTCATTATCACCGGCGGCGCGTCGGGCATTGGCGCGGGCATGGTTCGCGCCTTTGCGGAACAGGGCGCGAAGGTGGGGTTTGTGGACCTGGACGAAACCGCAGGGACGGCCATCGCGGCAGAGACAGGCGCGGCCTTTGCGGCGTGCGATCTGCGCGACATCGAAGCCTTGCGGGCCGCCTTCGCCAAGCTGGTAGAGGTGAACGGCCCGGCAGAGGTCTTGGTCAACAACGCCGCCCGCGATGACCGCCACGAATGGGACGAGGTCACGCCCGAATACTGGGACGACCGCCAAGCCACCAACCTGCGCCATCAGTTCTTCGCCATCCAAGCCGTCGCCCCCGCGATGATCGCGGCGGGCAAAGGCTCGATCATCAACATGGGGTCCAATTCGTGGTGGGAGGCAGGCGGCGGCTTTCCCGCCTATGCCACGGCCAAATCGGCGGCCCACGGGCTGACCCGCACCATGGCCCGCGATCTGGGGCGGCACCGCATCAGGGTCAACACCATCGTTCCCGGCTGGATCATGACCGAGCGGCAGAAAGAGCTGTGGGTGACGGAAGAGGCGCTGCAATCGCAACTCAACCGCCAGTGCCTGCCGGACCCGATTGACCCGATCTATGTGGTGCGCATGGCGCTGTTCCTGGCCTCCGACGACGCGGCCATGTGCTCGGCCCATAACTACATGGTCGAGGCGGGCTCCATCTAG
- a CDS encoding NADP-dependent isocitrate dehydrogenase — protein sequence MTKIKVDNPIVEMDGDEMTRIIWQFIKDKLILPYLDIDLLYYDLSIESRDATDDQITIDAAEKTKEVGVAVKCATITPDEARVEEFGLKKMWKSPNGTIRNILGGVIFRQPIICKNVPRLVPGWTQPIVVGRHAFGDQYKATDMKFPGAGTLTMKFVGEDGTEIEHEVYKADSAGVFMSMYNVDKSIYDFARASLNYGLNLGWPVYLSTKNTILKQYDGRFLEIFQEVFDNEFKEAFEEKGIWYEHRLIDDMVACAIKWNGGFVWACKNYDGDVQSDVVAQGFGSLGMMASQLMTPDGKIVESEAAHGTVTRHFRNHQEGKATSTNSIASIYAWTGGLKHRAKLDDNAKLLEFAETLERVIVETVEAGHMTKDLALLVGPDQSWLTTMGFLEKIDENLNAALAG from the coding sequence ATGACCAAGATCAAAGTTGATAATCCCATCGTTGAGATGGACGGCGATGAAATGACGCGCATCATCTGGCAGTTCATCAAAGACAAGCTGATCCTGCCCTACCTCGACATTGATCTGCTTTATTACGATCTCAGCATCGAAAGCCGCGATGCCACCGACGATCAGATCACCATTGATGCCGCTGAAAAGACCAAAGAAGTGGGCGTAGCGGTCAAATGCGCCACGATCACCCCCGATGAAGCGCGGGTGGAAGAGTTCGGGCTGAAGAAGATGTGGAAATCGCCCAACGGGACGATCCGCAACATTCTGGGCGGCGTGATCTTCCGGCAGCCGATCATCTGCAAGAACGTCCCCCGCCTTGTGCCGGGTTGGACGCAGCCAATTGTGGTGGGCCGCCATGCCTTTGGCGACCAGTACAAAGCGACAGACATGAAATTCCCCGGTGCGGGCACGCTGACGATGAAATTCGTCGGCGAAGATGGCACCGAGATTGAGCATGAGGTCTACAAGGCCGACAGCGCGGGCGTCTTCATGTCGATGTATAACGTCGACAAATCCATCTACGATTTCGCGCGAGCGTCTTTGAACTACGGCCTCAACCTTGGCTGGCCGGTGTATCTCTCCACCAAGAATACCATTTTGAAACAATATGATGGCCGCTTTCTGGAAATCTTCCAGGAGGTCTTCGATAACGAGTTCAAAGAAGCGTTCGAAGAAAAGGGCATCTGGTACGAACATCGCCTGATCGACGATATGGTTGCTTGTGCGATCAAGTGGAACGGCGGCTTTGTGTGGGCCTGCAAGAACTACGACGGCGACGTGCAGTCCGACGTGGTGGCGCAGGGTTTCGGGTCGCTTGGGATGATGGCGTCGCAGCTGATGACGCCCGATGGCAAGATCGTGGAATCCGAGGCCGCCCACGGCACAGTGACGCGCCACTTCCGCAACCATCAGGAAGGCAAGGCCACGTCTACGAACTCGATCGCCTCGATTTACGCGTGGACAGGCGGGCTGAAGCACCGCGCCAAGCTGGACGACAACGCCAAACTGCTGGAGTTCGCCGAAACGTTGGAGCGGGTGATCGTGGAGACGGTGGAAGCCGGGCACATGACCAAAGACCTCGCGCTGTTGGTGGGGCCGGATCAAAGCTGGCTCACCACCATGGGCTTTCTTGAGAAGATTGACGAGAACCTGAACGCCGCCTTGGCGGGTTAA